The genomic interval CGTACCGTTGTAGCCGCACTCCGACTCCAGCTTGTTCTCATATGTCCAGATGTAGTAGCGATGCCAGAGGAAGAACGTTGCCTGAGATGAGTACTCCGATTAGTGGGAGGTTCTCCTACACATACAAGAAACTGCTTCGTCTGGGTCGATAACCTACCGACAGGTGGACGTAAAGAGTCGCTGCCTGGTGCAGGGCCACAAAGTCATCAAACATGGATTTGGACCCGGCAATCTCGGTGAATAACTCCGGCTGCTGCTGGAGGCAGGACACGGCATCGGTGTACCTAATGCGCTCTTCATCGGGCATGTTTCGCCTGTAAAGAAAAGCACAGTCGATGTCAGTCCATAAGTTACTTCCCTATCAAATTGTCTGCCCTATCCTCTTCCCCCTTTCCTCAAGACTGGGCCAGGAACAAATCAGACCCAAAAGACCGGTATCAAAAGACTCACCACTCGCGACGGACTCTGACATTGTCTTTTGTGCACTGCGCGGTCCCGTTGTGACCGGCCGCAGTCGCGTTTCCGAGACGAGCAAGAACGTTGCTGTAGGCCTGTTTGTTGAGATCAGACAGCACAGCGCCCGAGTCGATGGCTTGTTGGGTATAGTTCGTCGCTCTAGACGCCACCGCGAGGCCATAGACGCCGCCTGGGAGCAGCAGCGTCAGCGCCGGCAAGACGGCCGCGAGAACAGATGCTTGAGGGAGCATTGTGAGTCTGAGAAAGGACTTGTGGACCTAGGCGGAAAAGGGCCTTATAGAGAAGAAGCGAGCATGTGCCGGCTTGGAAAGGCTCTCTGCTGCTAATGGAATATACCGAAAGAGGTATGGGGAGGGGGAAGCCAGGCTGAGGATTGGAATGTCTTGCTTGTCCAGCCATCTTCCTCTCGTCGAAAGGGCGGTCACTGACTCTactctttatactaaattGGAAGTCCACAATATTTTGCCAAGAGAAAGGGTGAACATGTCGTGCCATGGGCTCGGCGACGATCAACGTGTTCGAAGCTTCATTTTGCCCCTCTGCCACCCTTCGTCTTCCTACTCTTCCAGAGAAGGTGACAAGCACAAGCAGCTGCAAAGCTACCCGGCTAGTCGGGATACAGACCCACAGGGATCACGACGTACAAGGGGGGGAAGGTGAGCAAAATAGACAGACATGACGACGCTTTCATGGCTGTGAGTATACGTGTACAGGTTTGTGGGAAAAGGAGGGCAAGGGCGGGAAAGCGCCAAGAGTTGTACTTGAGAAGCACGGCGTAGTGTTGGAAGTGAAGCGGAGCCAAGAGAAGTATGTGAGAAGCCCGCCGGTTGGGTGAGGGCCAAGCCGGACACCCGCGGTCTCGCGTTCGGGAGCTGAGGTGTGGTGTGGACGGGATGGTGGTGGTTCTGGTCTTCCGGGTGACGGGAGAAGAGATCCAGCTTGCTTTCCGTGATGGACGGCGTGATTCGAGAGGCCAGGCGGGGAAGAGAGGGGGCCAGAGTAGGAGTGAAGGCTGTGAAGCAGAGACGATAACCCGCATGCTTCGTGGACGGTGGACAATGAAGACGTGGTCGGCCGAGCGCGGCGGAGGAGGTCCGAGCCAAGGCGATGGGAAAGTGATGTGGGATATGTAGAAGGGAATGGAAGGCTGCAAAGGAGAGAAGACCGCCGTGTTAGCAAGCGTCGTCGGTCCTTGTCCCCCTCCTTCGTTTTCGCTCTCTGTTCACAATCAAAGTGTGGGAAAATGGATGATGCTGGTCGTCTTGGTAGTTGCGGCCGGCTCGATCCGTTGCGTTATCCAGATATCCTTCATGCCAAGAAAGAGGCGATTGAAAGGCTGAGTGTGTATTCGTTGGAAGCAATAGAGTGTGAACTAGTCTAGTAGACATATTTGGGCGGATCGAACCACGATTGCCAGAAGCTTGGATCAGAAGGTAAGCTATTCGGCGTCAATTACCCTTTGACGAGCATCTGGGCCAATGAAGACAAGATCCAATACGTCGTTTAGGCATGGTCTTGGCTAAGCTTTTCCCTCTCGGTCTTCTCTCCCAACCTTCTCTAGCTTGCCCACCAGCCTCAGCCTCAGGTGCAGGCCAAGTCGTCGCCCATAAGCTTCTTCGTGCCACCCCGGCAAGCCTTAGTTGAAAGAAGGAAGGAGGTACATGGGGGCGGTGGGGAGGTAAGGGAAACAGAAACAACCTTGTACCTAGGTTAAGTTGTGAGATATCGGACGAAAGGTGGGACCTGGGGTGAACGGGGCTGTGTAAGCTCAGATAGAAGAAGGAAAACGTTGGTGTTTACGTTGACGTTGCCGATCCTCATCGATAAGGGGACAGCTCCACGGCTCGACGGCGCCGAGGTCCGTGGCCCGTCGCGCTCCGGAAGGCGGGAGGCTCGCGGCCGGGAAGGAAGCGACGATCGGTTCGCTGACTCGCCAAGCCGGACACCTCGCTTAATTTCGGCGGGGGGTTGGTAGGGACGCTTCTCAGTGTTGGGAAGGTGCGTACCGGCTCGTCTCCCACTCTCCCACTGGTTACACTGCAGGCTGCCACTCGAAGCGAGGATCTGAGCAGGACCACGTAATCCTGTGATGAATCACTCCAGTCCGCTATTTTCAGCCCGGAAAAGCGAATAGAAACAAGAAGAAAGTGACGAGAGTACGAGAACTGGGATTCGAGGTTTTCTTCTCACAATTGAGATGGTTCTTTGATGTCTGAAAATTCCAATTTCTTTCCTAGAAAACGCCACGCTCAATGCAAAATCAAAGTACAGCACACTAACCCCTGTGGTgtgtcttctttttataacggtTTTTTGATGGAACGTCTCTTCTCAAGCTTGCCTGCGAGCGTCTGGCTCAACGGCGAAGCGAGCTGGTAATGAGATCCATGGTAGGAAACTCTCTGCTCGGACATTTGACTACTCTTGAGGCAACGACGATAGGAGATGGGTATAAGGTGCCTTGCATCTAGTCGCGCGTCTCTCTTTGTCCCCCGAAAAGTTtggagagaaaaaaaagtcaGTAGTCCCCTCACTGGAGAAGCTCCTCGCAGGTCCAATCCTCGTAGCTATTGGCGCGCAAGGTTAGCCGGGCATGGCTCAAGATAACGGTGCAGAATGGCCACGAAGCTTGCGTGGACAGTCCGGGGGAGGGGTTTGTCGTCCGGCACTTACTATCCGTCGGGCATGTAGCGGCGCACAATGAGAGGGATCTTCTTCTCTCGGAGCTCCTTGATCGCGATTTGAAGAGGATCCGTCTCTCCTTCCAAGTCCACCAGCACCGGCGCATTCATACTAATCCCACGCATTAGCTTGTTTCTGTCCGCGTGCATCGCGACTTTATCGCGGGGTATTTGCTTTGGGTGGGATTGCGGTTTGACGAACCTGATCTGCAGGGCGCGGGTTCCCAGAATACGGGCGCGCTCGTACTTTGTCATGTAGGGGGTCGTCGTACGCTGGTCATCGGGAATCTTCTTGTCGCGGTGCGACTTCTCGTTGCCCTTGCCCGCGTTCGCTGCCGCAGAGGGGTCGCCCGATGCAACGACATTGTCCGCGTCCTCCTCGTCGCCCTCTGCCCTTCCGACTTCCTCATCGTCCGCAGGAACCTCGGGATCCCAGTAGTCGGCGGCCTCGTCCTCGTACATGGTCTCGTCGCTGAATCGCGGTTAGCAGTCGCGCCGCAGACGCAAGTGCATGTAATCTTACCCTCCGCCAACATCGTCATCGCCAAAGTCAGACATCTTGAGGTTTCAATTGATGGGATTGATGACTTCCGCAATGGTGTGGTTCGTTGCTGCGTCCTGGTTCCTACGTTCGTCGCGTGATGTTGGATTGTCACAAGCGGAGCGTCTGCTGGACCCAGCCGTGAAAAAATATTGACGAGGCTGCTGCGATGGACAGAGTTCCCCCTGGTGGGTCCGCACTAGTCTTATCAGCAAGAGGAAATAGCTTATCCGGACCGAGTCGACCCCGGCCCCTCGTCCCGTGGCTGGTGCAGCGCACAAAATTTCGCCAGACCGCCCGGGAATCCGCCAATTCTGCCAGGAAATAAGTTCATCGGCTCTCGAAAAGTTTGGCAATCGACCTCTTTTTTCTCATCGCCCAGGCAAGGCAGGCAATGCTCGATCACAATCGCTCCTCATGACGAAACGGAAGGCCCAAGAGGCTTCCGCCTCCCCGGATCTGAAAAGATCCAAGGTAGCGGCGCTGGAAGACCGCTTTCGAACTTCAACTTGGTGCGATTTGGCTAACACGATGGGAGGGAAAGCTGCCAGCGACGACGACTACGATGATACAGCCAGCAATTCCGGCTCGACCGCCGACGCCGAGGTAGAGTCTGTCATGACAGGCCAGACCTCGGTCACCACTCGATCCCGCAAATTCCCCTCAGACCTCAAGACCATCCCGTGCACATATCC from Colletotrichum lupini chromosome 2, complete sequence carries:
- a CDS encoding RNA polymerase Rpb6, with amino-acid sequence MSDFGDDDVGGGDETMYEDEAADYWDPEVPADDEEVGRAEGDEEDADNVVASGDPSAAANAGKGNEKSHRDKKIPDDQRTTTPYMTKYERARILGTRALQIRFVKPQSHPKQIPRDKVAMHADRNKLMRGISMNAPVLVDLEGETDPLQIAIKELREKKIPLIVRRYMPDGYYEDWTCEELLQ